One window of the Falco rusticolus isolate bFalRus1 chromosome 21, bFalRus1.pri, whole genome shotgun sequence genome contains the following:
- the RTN2 gene encoding reticulon-2, whose translation MEGQVWELLYWRAPGRSALVLVGVLGTLGCLARFSAISVGAYGALATLAVTVPLRLHRVALRVLRRHPPEPPCRTQPEGTVGLSPEEQQRWARRLAQHLVAATRTLTRLFLVHSVPESLKFAFFFYLLTYVGAVCNGLTLLGAGVICAFTFPVLYRHHQAQIDQYVSLVRSHLSHLRARIQAKLSSAKVKPR comes from the exons ATGGAGGGCCAAG TGTGGGAGCTGCTGTACTGGCGGGCACCGGGGCGGTCGGCGCTGGTGCTGGTTggggtgctgggcaccctggggtgcctAGCGCGGTTCAGTGCCATCAGTGTGGGCGCCTACGGGGCGCTGGCCACGCTGGCTGTCACCGTCCCCCTGCGCCTGCATCGTGTTGCCCTGCGAGTGCTGCGCCGCCACCCACCTGAGCCACCCTGCCG GACACAGCCGGAGGGGACCGTGGGGCTGAGCCCCGAGGAGCAGCAGCGCTGGGCCCGGCGCCTGGCCCAGCACCTCGTCGCCGCCACCCGCACCCTCACCCGCCTCTTCCTGGTCCACAGCGTCCCCGAGTCCCTCAAG TTCGCCTTCTTCTTCTACCTGCTGACCTACGTGGGGGCTGTCTGCAATGGGCTGACGCTGCTGGGAGCGG GTGTCATCTGTGCGTTCACCTTCCCCGTGCTCTACCGGCACCACCAG GCCCAGATCGATCAGTACGTGAGTCTGGTGAGGAGCCACCTGAGTCACCTCCGAGCCAG gaTCCAGGCCAAGCTCTCAAGTGCCAAAGTGAAGCCGCGGTGA
- the FOSB gene encoding protein fosB: MYQGFPGDYDSGSRCSSSPSAESQYLSSVDSFGSPGAAAAAQECSGLGDMPGSFVPTVTAITTSQDLQWLVQPTLISSVAQSQPPGAPMAHPPPPVDPYDLPGPSYSTPGMGAFATGSTAPPARPTRARPRRSREETLTPEEEEKRRVRRERNKLAAAKCRNRRRELTDRLQAETDQLEEEKAELESEIAELQKEKDRLEFVLVAHAPACKLPYEDVGSLGAQVSTLGKEEPAGTVTFLPPGPFQPSAQGPFPSCCFGGPSGPPNPSYTSSFVFTHPEGTTCGASHQRSSSSDQSSDSLNSPSLLAL, encoded by the exons ATGTATCAGGGCTTTCCCGGGGACTACGACTCAGGATCCCGGTGCAGCTCCTCCCCCTCGGCGGAATCCCAGTATCTTTCCTCGGTCGATTCCTTCGGGAgcccgggagcggcggcggccgcgcag GAGTGCAGCGGCCTGGGGGACATGCCTGGCTCCTTCGTGCCCACGGTGACGGCCATCACCACCAGCCAGGACCTGCAGTGGCTGGTGCAACCCACCCTCATCTCCTCGGTGGCCCAGtcgcagccccccggggcacCCATGGCGCACCCTCCCCCACCCGTCGATCCCTACGATCTTCCAGGACCAAGTTATTCCACGCCGGGCATGGGCGCCTTTGCCACAGGGTCAACAGCACCACCGGCACGTCCCacccgcgcccggccccggcgcagCCGCGAGGAGACG TTGAcgccggaggaggaggagaagcgCCGGGTGCGGCGGGAGAGGAACAAGTTGGCGGCGGCCAAGTGCCGTAACCGGCGCCGGGAGCTGACGGATCGGCTGCAGGCG gAGACAGaccagctggaggaggagaaagcgGAGCTGGAGTCGGAGATCGCggagctgcagaaggagaaggaCCGGCTGGAATTCGTCCTGGTGGCCCACGCCCCTGCCTGCAAGCTCCCATACGAGGACGTCGGTTCCTTGGGTGCCCAGGTGAGCACCTTGGGCAAGGAAGAGCCGGCGGGGACCGTCACCTTCCTCCCCCCGGGGCCGTTCCAGCCGAGCGCCCAGggtcccttccccagctgctgcttcgGGGGTCCCTCAGGACCACCTAACCCATCCTATACGTCTTCGTTTGTGTTCACCCACCCAGAGGGAACCACCTGCGGAGCCTCGCATCAgcggagcagcagcagcgaccAGTCCTCGGACTCCTTGAATTCTCCCTCGCTCCTCGCGTTGTGA